From one Notolabrus celidotus isolate fNotCel1 chromosome 24, fNotCel1.pri, whole genome shotgun sequence genomic stretch:
- the pou3f3b gene encoding POU domain, class 3, transcription factor 3-B isoform X1: MATAASNPYLASNSILSSGSIVHSDSGGGGMQPGSAAVTSGSGGYRGDPSVKMVQSDFMQGAMAASNGGHMLSHAHQWVTSLPHAAAAAAAAAVAAAEAGSPWSSSPVGMTGSPQQQDVKNSVRDDLHTGTALHHRPPHLAPHQTHAGAWGSTTAAHINSISGGQQQQQSLIYSQPGGFTVNGMLSPGSQSLVHPGLVRGDTPDLDHGSHHHHHHHQHPHHQHHGVNSHDPHSDDDTPTSDDLEQFAKQFKQRRIKLGFTQADVGLALGTLYGNVFSQTTICRFEALQLSFKNMCKLKPLLNKWLEEADSTTGSPTSIDKIAAQGRKRKKRTSIEVSVKGALESHFLKCPKPSAQEITSLADNLQLEKEVVRVWFCNRRQKEKRMTPPGVAQTPEDVYSQVGNGQFLVDYLKDASEASDQRVTTTSSFHQRGQQYETRVTSTTLPSTFPAHFFIPPSRGLHGFIPTKTH; encoded by the exons ATGGCCACCGCGGCTTCCAATCCTTATCTGGCCAGTAATAGCATCTTATCGTCCGGGTCCATCGTGCACTCTGACTCCGGAGGTGGTGGCATGCAGCCGGGCAGTGCTGCGGTTACCTCGGGGTCTGGGGGCTACAGGGGAGACCCCTCGGTCAAGATGGTGCAGAGTGACTTTATGCAAGGCGCAATGGCAGCGAGCAACGGGGGACACATGCTGAGCCATGCCCATCAGTGGGTGACATCGCTGCCGCACGCCgcagcagccgcagcagcagccgcGGTGGCTGCAGCTGAAGCCGGATCGCCCTGGTCGTCGAGTCCCGTCGGGATGACGGGCAGCCCGCAGCAGCAGGACGTGAAAAACTCCGTCAGAGACGATCTGCACACGGGCACCGCGCTGCACCACAGGCCCCCTCACTTAGCCCCCCATCAGACTCACGCCGGGGCTTGGGGGAGCACGACTGCCGCGCACATTAACTCCATTTCCGggggacagcagcagcagcagtcactcATCTACTCCCAGCCAGGGGGGTTCACTGTGAACGGGATGCTGAGCCCGGGGAGCCAGAGCCTAGTGCACCCGGGCTTGGTGAGGGGGGACACCCCGGATCTGGACCACGgcagccaccaccaccaccatcatcaccagCATCCGCACCACCAGCACCACGGCGTCAACAGCCACGACCCGCACTCGGACGACGACACGCCGACCTCGGACGACCTGGAGCAGTTCGCCAAGCAGTTCAAGCAGAGGAGGATCAAATTGGGCTTTACGCAGGCGGACGTCGGCTTGGCTTTGGGCACCCTGTACGGGAACGTTTTCTCTCAGACCACCATTTGCAGATTCGAGGCTCTACAGCTCAGCTTCAAGAACATGTGCAAGCTGAAGCCTTTGTTAAACAAGTGGCTCGAGGAGGCCGACTCGACCACCGGCAGCCCCACCAGCATCGACAAGATCGCGGCGCAGGGGAGGAAGCGAAAGAAGCGCACGTCCATCGAGGTGAGCGTCAAGGGGGCTCTGGAGAGCCACTTCCTAAAATGCCCTAAACCCTCGGCGCAGGAGATCACCAGCCTGGCGGACAACTTGCAGCTGGAGAAGGAGGTGGTTAGAGTGTGGTTTTGCAATAGGAGACAGAAGGAAAAACGGATGACGCCCCCAGGAGTGGCTCAGACGCCGGAGGATGTGTACTCTCAGGTCGGCAAT GGGCAATTTTTAGTAGATTACTTAAAAGATGCGAGTGAAGCGAGCGACCAGAGGGTGACAACTACAAGTTCATTCCACCAG AGGGGGCAACAATATGAAACAAGAGTGACATCCACGACGCTTCCATCAACATTTcctgcacatttttttattccccCCTCACGTGGACTGCATGGATTCATccccacaaaaacacactga
- the pou3f3b gene encoding POU domain, class 3, transcription factor 3-B isoform X2: MATAASNPYLASNSILSSGSIVHSDSGGGGMQPGSAAVTSGSGGYRGDPSVKMVQSDFMQGAMAASNGGHMLSHAHQWVTSLPHAAAAAAAAAVAAAEAGSPWSSSPVGMTGSPQQQDVKNSVRDDLHTGTALHHRPPHLAPHQTHAGAWGSTTAAHINSISGGQQQQQSLIYSQPGGFTVNGMLSPGSQSLVHPGLVRGDTPDLDHGSHHHHHHHQHPHHQHHGVNSHDPHSDDDTPTSDDLEQFAKQFKQRRIKLGFTQADVGLALGTLYGNVFSQTTICRFEALQLSFKNMCKLKPLLNKWLEEADSTTGSPTSIDKIAAQGRKRKKRTSIEVSVKGALESHFLKCPKPSAQEITSLADNLQLEKEVVRVWFCNRRQKEKRMTPPGVAQTPEDVYSQVGNGQFLVDYLKDASEASDQRVTTTSSFHQKQRSRHFVYLGLNRLPSPSPRLTITEGATI, encoded by the exons ATGGCCACCGCGGCTTCCAATCCTTATCTGGCCAGTAATAGCATCTTATCGTCCGGGTCCATCGTGCACTCTGACTCCGGAGGTGGTGGCATGCAGCCGGGCAGTGCTGCGGTTACCTCGGGGTCTGGGGGCTACAGGGGAGACCCCTCGGTCAAGATGGTGCAGAGTGACTTTATGCAAGGCGCAATGGCAGCGAGCAACGGGGGACACATGCTGAGCCATGCCCATCAGTGGGTGACATCGCTGCCGCACGCCgcagcagccgcagcagcagccgcGGTGGCTGCAGCTGAAGCCGGATCGCCCTGGTCGTCGAGTCCCGTCGGGATGACGGGCAGCCCGCAGCAGCAGGACGTGAAAAACTCCGTCAGAGACGATCTGCACACGGGCACCGCGCTGCACCACAGGCCCCCTCACTTAGCCCCCCATCAGACTCACGCCGGGGCTTGGGGGAGCACGACTGCCGCGCACATTAACTCCATTTCCGggggacagcagcagcagcagtcactcATCTACTCCCAGCCAGGGGGGTTCACTGTGAACGGGATGCTGAGCCCGGGGAGCCAGAGCCTAGTGCACCCGGGCTTGGTGAGGGGGGACACCCCGGATCTGGACCACGgcagccaccaccaccaccatcatcaccagCATCCGCACCACCAGCACCACGGCGTCAACAGCCACGACCCGCACTCGGACGACGACACGCCGACCTCGGACGACCTGGAGCAGTTCGCCAAGCAGTTCAAGCAGAGGAGGATCAAATTGGGCTTTACGCAGGCGGACGTCGGCTTGGCTTTGGGCACCCTGTACGGGAACGTTTTCTCTCAGACCACCATTTGCAGATTCGAGGCTCTACAGCTCAGCTTCAAGAACATGTGCAAGCTGAAGCCTTTGTTAAACAAGTGGCTCGAGGAGGCCGACTCGACCACCGGCAGCCCCACCAGCATCGACAAGATCGCGGCGCAGGGGAGGAAGCGAAAGAAGCGCACGTCCATCGAGGTGAGCGTCAAGGGGGCTCTGGAGAGCCACTTCCTAAAATGCCCTAAACCCTCGGCGCAGGAGATCACCAGCCTGGCGGACAACTTGCAGCTGGAGAAGGAGGTGGTTAGAGTGTGGTTTTGCAATAGGAGACAGAAGGAAAAACGGATGACGCCCCCAGGAGTGGCTCAGACGCCGGAGGATGTGTACTCTCAGGTCGGCAAT GGGCAATTTTTAGTAGATTACTTAAAAGATGCGAGTGAAGCGAGCGACCAGAGGGTGACAACTACAAGTTCATTCCACCAG AAACAAAGGAGCAGACATTTTGTATATTTAGGACTGAACCGCCTTCCCTCCCCTTCTCCACGCCTGACAATAACAGAGGGGGCAACAATATGA